The following coding sequences lie in one Rutidosis leptorrhynchoides isolate AG116_Rl617_1_P2 chromosome 4, CSIRO_AGI_Rlap_v1, whole genome shotgun sequence genomic window:
- the LOC139843152 gene encoding uncharacterized protein yields the protein MSMSTFFIETWFGSICPGRTKGQNGHGSIQEALCIKFGSWTSKVAISAALVKQLPEETGAGIMMDCKKALSKTGGDSVKAQEYLRKKGLSTADKKSSRLAAEGRIGSYIHDSRIGVLIEVNCETDFVGRSEKFKELVDDLAMQVVACPKVEYVSIEYIPESIVSKEKDIEMQREDILAKPEGIRGKIVDGRVAKRLGELVLLEQPFLKDDSVLVKDFVKQTVAAIGENIKVRRFIRFTLGESSETKSEETES from the exons ATGAGTATGTCAACCTTTTTTATAGAAACCTGGTTTGGGTCAATATGCCCTGGTCGCACAAAAGGTCAAAATGGGCACGGGTCAATACAG GAGGCTTTATGTATAAAATTTGGTTCTTG GACATCGAAAGTAGCAATTTCAGCAGCGTTGGTAAAGCAACTACCCGAAGAAACTGGTGCAGGTATTATGATGGACTGCAAAAAGGCTCTTTCTAAAACCGGGGGAGATTCGGTGAAGGCACAAGAGTATCTACGAAAGAAAGGTCTTTCAACCGCCGACAAGAAATCAAGTCGCTTAGCAGCCGAAGGTAGAATCGGGTCCTACATTCACGATTCTCGTATCGGTGTCCTTATTGAAGTCAACTGTGAAACCGACTTTGTGGGTAGAAGTGAAAAGTTCAAAGAATTAGTTGACGATTTAGCCATGCAAGTCGTTGCATGTCCAAAAGTGGAGTACGTTTCGATTGAATATATTCCCGAGAGCATTGTAAGTAAAGAGAAAGATATCGAGATGCAACGAGAAGATATTTTGGCGAAACCCGAGGGTATAAGGGGAAAGATTGTGGACGGGCGGGTTGCAAAGAGGCTCGGGGAACTTGTACTTCTTGAACAACCGTTTCTGAAAGATGATTCGGTTCTTGTGAAAGATTTTGTGAAGCAGACTGTTGCGGCTATTGGTGAGAACATTAAGGTTAGGAGGTTCATTCGGTTTACACTCGGTGAGTCGAGTGAGACTAAATCTGAAGAAACCGAGTCTTGA
- the LOC139843151 gene encoding LOW QUALITY PROTEIN: polyprotein of EF-Ts, chloroplastic-like (The sequence of the model RefSeq protein was modified relative to this genomic sequence to represent the inferred CDS: inserted 1 base in 1 codon), translating to MGTGQYRTSKVAISAALVKQLREETGAGMMDCKKALSKTGGDSVKAQEYLRKKGLLTADKKSSRLAAEGRNGSYIHDSRIGVLIEVNCETDFVGRSEKFKELVDDLAMQVVACPXVEYVSIEDIPESIVSKEKDIEMQREDILSKPEGIRGKIVDERVAKRLGELALLEQPFLKDDSVLVKDFVKQTVAAIGENIKVWRFIRFTLGESSKTKSEETES from the exons ATGGGCACGGGTCAATACAG GACATCGAAAGTAGCAATTTCAGCAGCGTTGGTAAAGCAACTACGCGAAGAAACTGGTGCAGGTATGATGGACTGCAAAAAGGCTCTTTCTAAAACCGGGGGAGATTCGGTGAAGGCACAAGAGTATCTACGAAAGAAAGGTCTTTTAACTGCTGACAAGAAATCAAGTCGTTTAGCAGCCGAAGGTAGAAACGGGTCCTACATTCACGATTCTCGTATAGGTGTCCTTATTGAAGTCAACTGTGAAACCGACTTTGTTGGTAGAAGTGAAAAGTTCAAAGAATTAGTTGATGATTTAGCCATGCAAGTCGTTGCATGCC AAGTGGAGTACGTTTCGATTGAAGATATTCCCGAGAGCATTGTGAGTAAAGAGAAAGATATCGAGATGCAACGAGAAGATATTTTGTCGAAACCCGAGGGTATAAGGGGAAAGATTGTGGATGAGCGGGTCGCAAAGAGGCTCGGGGAGCTTGCGCTTCTTGAGCAACCGTTTCTGAAAGATGATTCGGTTCTTGTGAAAGATTTTGTGAAGCAGACTGTTGCGGCTATTGGTGAGAACATTAAGGTTTGGAGGTTCATTCGGTTTACACTCGGCGAGTCAAGTAAGACGAAATCTGAAGAAACTGAGTCTTGA